The genomic stretch CGCCCGCCTCGGAGGGAGCGAGGAGGCGGGGACGCACCGCCTCCGCGTCGAGACGCGCGCGCTGCCCGCCGGCGTCTACGTCGCCCGGCTCATCGTCGATGGGCGCCTCCACGCCTCGACCGTGCTGACCGTCGCACGGTGACGAGAGCGGGCAGGACGCCCGGCCCTTACACGTGGCGGACCTTGCGCCGCGGCGGCGCCTGGCGGCTCGGCAACGTCGCCGGATTCACGATCTCGTAGCGCACGCGGTGGGTGCCGCGCTGACGCATCCGCAGGCGGTCCGCCGCGCCGCCCGAGAGGTCCAGCTGGCGGCCCCGGATGAACGGCCCGCGGTCGTTGACGCGCACCAGCACGCGGCGGCCGTTGTGGACGGAGGTCACCCGGAGGAGCGTCCCGAACGGGAGCGAGCGGTGGGCCACGGTCAGCGCGCTGTGGTTGTAGCGCTCGCCGTTGGCGGTCCGGTTGCCGTGCAGGGAGGCAGCGTAGTAGCTCGCCACGCCCGACTGGGCGGCCCGGCGGCTCTCGGCGCGGCGGCCGCCCGGAGCGATGGGGCCCGACTGGGCAAGGGCGGGGAGCGAGAGGGCCGCGAGGGCCAGAATCAAAAGCGGTCGCGTCACACAGAAGGTGGCGGGTGATACAGCGCGGACGGGCCCCAGAGGCGGGCGCCGTGAGGTCTGAGGGCCGAGGATAGGGCGCCCCCCCGCGTGCCTCGACGCACCAAGCCCTGTATCGCGGAGTCTTGGACGCCCCTTGACCAGGCCTCCGGCGGACCGCCACCGGGCCTCCACAAAGGCAACCGACTGTCATGCACAGTGGACACGGGGCGCCTTCTATCTTCCCGTCCCCCTCTCCCCCGCGCCGGTGGCCTCGCTCGTCCTCATCGTCGTCCTCAGCTACCTCCTCGGGGCCATCCCCTTCAGCCTCGTCGTCGGGCGGATGATGGGTGTGGACCTTCGCCAGCACGGCAGCGGCAACGCCGGGGCGACGAACGCGCTCCGCGTGCTCGGCAAGGGCCCCGGCCTGCTCGTGTTCGCGCTCGACTTCGGCAAGGGCCTCGCGGCGGTCGCCCTGATCTCGCAACTGCGTGTGGGCGACGAGTCGCTGGTCGGGCTGCTCGGCTCGCGGCCCGAGCTCGCCCAGGCGTGGGCGGCGACGCTGGCGGGCACCGCGGCGATGGTGGGCCACGTCGTGACGCTGTGGGGCCGCCTCTTCTTCGGCTCGTGGAAGGGCGGCAAGGGCGTCGCGACGGGCGCTGGGATGCTGACCGGCCTCGCGCCGATCGCCGTCGGGCTGGCGCTCCTGGTGTTCATCGCCACGCTGGCGGCGACGCGCTACGTCTCGCTGGGCTCGATCCTGGCGGCGATCTCGCTGCCGCTGTCGCTGGTCGTGTTGCAGGTCGCCTTCGGCGCGTCCGCTCCGCCGCCGGTCTGGATCTTCGCGACCGTCGTCCCAGCCTTCATCGTGTGGACGCACCGCGCCAACGTCAAGCGCCTGATGAACGGCACCGAGACGCGGATCGGGGCGAAGGCGACCTGACCCGCCTCGGCGCGGCGGCCAGAGACGGCACGCCGGCAGAGGCGCGCTCGTAGAGGACGGCGCCTGGCACCGGGAAGAACCCGCCCTCGCACCCGGTACATACCGCCTGGGGACGACGATGTGACTCCTCCGCGCCGAGTGGCGCCGCGTAGCCTGAGGCCCGTCACCTGCCCGGACCGCATCGCCCATCGCTACGCTCACCCTCCCCGCGTTCCGATGCCCCTGCGTCTCGTCCTCCCCGTTCTGGCGATCCTCGCCGTCCCTGCCCTCGCCCAACCCACCGCCGGCCTCAGGCCCTACGTCGCCTTCAGTTCGGCCACGCCAGAGCAGACGCTCTTCCGCTACGACGCCTCCCCGCTGCTGACGGCGGGCGTCCGCCTCGGGGGCGGCGTGGCCGTCGAGGCAGGCGTGGCGTCCCGGCGCACAACCCAGTTGTTCGGCTCCTCGTCTCGGATGCCCGCAGAGCCTGGGGGCACCAAGGGGGAGATGACGAGCACGCGCCGTGCGCTCACGCTGGGCGCCAGCCTGCGCCAGTCGGCCGGGGCGGTCGAGGCCCGCACGCGGGGCACCGTGGCGCTGGGGCGCGCCTCCTTCGAGCGGCATACCGAGCGGGTCTACACCGAGGACGGCTACGTCGAGGTGGACCAGGTCGAGCGCTCGGCGGCGACGCTCGGGCATGCCGGGGCCAGCGTCGCGCTGGCCGTCCCCATCGAGCGCGAGGGCGGGCGGATGGCGCCCGGCGTCGGCCTCGCGGTCGCCGTGGACCGTCGGCTCGCGGGGTCGCCGGTGAGCGACGTGACCTCGTGGGGCGTCTTCCTCACCACCCCCACCACGGTCGCCATCGGCTCGCTGGCCCTGACGCTCGACACGTCGGCCGGCGTCTACCGGACCGACTTCTTCCGCGCGGGGCAGCCGTGGACGTTCGCCCTCGACGCCGCCGTCCGCGTGGACTTCTAGGCGACGGCTCCGTCGCCAGGATCGTTCGTCTCTTCGATTGGACGAGAACAGGACCTCTCAGGACGTGATCTGCAATCCGGTATCGTCGTGCGCATACGAACCCAGAAAAGGTGCCGTTGAGGACCCTTCTCACGTTCTCCTTCTGCCCATGCGGTTCGTCCTCTCCGCCCTCCTCCTCGTCCTCGCCCTCCCTGCCACTGCGCAGTCTCAGTTCTCCGAGGAGGAAGGCGCCTTCCTCACCTTCGAGGAGTTCACCCTCCAACGAGCCGGGAGCGACGGATGGAACGGAGGCGGAGAGGTCGGGGTCGGCTGGCGGTTCGGCAACGGCGCGGATGTGGCGCTGACCGGCAGCTACAGCGCGCTCGGCCTGGGCAGCGACCAGCGTGATGGCAGTTCCTGGTCGCTCGGCCTCGCGAGCGGCTACACGTTGCGCCCAGCGCCGCGAACGGTCGCCCGCGTGCAGGGCCTGGTCGCCTACAGGAGCCAGGGCGCCACCTTCCAGGAAACGCAGCAGCAGCCGTTCGTCGACTACGACGGGGCAGCGGTCGGCCTCGACCTCTCCGCGACGGTCGGCTACGATGTGCCCGTGGCCGGGTCGTTCAGCGTCCGCCCGACGGTGGGCGTCTTCGGACAGGCCAACCAACTCCTGAGCATCGAGAGTTCGGGCGTCCAGGGGTCTCTCCGTGAGGCTGGAGACTGGCGCACCAACCTGGGGCTCCAGGTCGAGGCGCCGGTCACGTTCCGTCTGTTCGGCACCGACGCCGCGATCGTCCCCGCGTACCGCTCCTCGAGGGTCGGCAACTGGCCGGTCTCGGGAGGCACGCTCGGCTTCCGCATCAACTTCTGACCACCTCCGCCTCCGCCTCGGCGCCGAGGCGGCGTCAGCCCGCCGCCCGCTTCGCCATCGGCACGACCACCTCGGCGACGGTCGCGGCCAGCCTGCGCTGGCCCTCCGCCGTCGGGTGGACGCCGTCTCCCTGGTTGAGGCGCTCGACGCCCGCGACGCCCTCCAGCAGGAACGGGATGAAGGCCGCGTCGTGGGCCTCGGCGACGGCGGGGAAGACGGCGCGGAAGCGCGACACATAGTCGCCTCCCATGTTGGGGAGGGCCTCCATGCCTGCGACCACGAGCCGCGCGTCGGGCGCGGCCTCCTCGACCGCGTCGAGGATCGCCGACAGGTTGTCCTGCGTCGCCGCCGGGTCGGTGCCGCGGAGGCCGTCGTTGGCGCCGAGAGCGAGCACGAACACGTCGGGCGGGGACTGTCGGAGGGTCCACGCGATGCGCCCCAGCCCACCCGCCGAGGTGTCGCCCGAGATGCCTGCGTTGACGACGCGCACCGGTACGCCGGCCTCCTCGAGCTCGGCGCCGACCAGCGCCGGGTACGCCAGCTTGGGGTCGCTCAGGCCGTAGCCCGCCGTCAGGCTGTCTCCGAAGAAGAGGATGGTGACCGCGGAGGAGTCCGCGTCGGCGAGGGGCACGTCGGGCGTGGTGGCGGACTCGGGCGTGGCCGTCGCGCTGGGCGGAGCCGCCTCGGTGGGATCGGGGCCGGGGTCGGGCTGGACCTCCTGGCAGCCGGCGAGGAGGAGAACGACGGAGAAGAGAACGGCGCGCATGGGCTCGAGCGGGAACGGGCGGCACACCGGAAACGCGAGCGGGCGGTTCCGGCGTGCCGCGGTCTCCGCGAACCCTTCCGGGGCGTCCCGGTTCGAGCCCGCCCCCTTCCCCCCGTGCCTGTGGACGGCCCCGTTCTCTCCGCCCGCGACCTCTCCAAGACGTTCACCAACGCCGGCCGCTCGCTGACCGTCCTCGACGGCGTCTCGTTCGACGTGCCCGCCGGCTCCACGTGCGCCATCGTCGGCCCGTCGGGCAGCGGCAAGACGACGCTGCTCGGCCTGTGCGCCGGGCTCGACCGGCCGACGCGCGGCACGGTCCGCCTCGCAGGCGTCGACCTCGGCCCGCTCGACGAGGACGAGCGGGCGGCCCTGCGCGCGGCGTCGGTCGGGTTTGTGTTCCAGAGCTTCCGCCTCCTGCCCACGCTGACGGCGGCCGAGAACGTCGCCATCCCCCTCGAACTGCGCGGAGAGAGCGGCGCGCGGGCGACGGCGCTGGAGTTGCTGGAGCGGGTCGGGCTGGCGGACCGATCGGGACACTACCCGGCCCAGCTCTCCGGTGGCGAGCAGCAGCGCGTCGCGCTGGCCCGTGCCTTCGCGGGCCGCCCCCGCCTCCTCTTCGCCGACGAGCCGACGGGCAATCTGGATGCCGAGACGGGCGCCCGCGTCGAGGCGCTCCTGTTCGACCTCAACCGCGAGGCGGGCACGGCGCTCGTGGTGGTGACGCACGACCCCGAACTGGCCGCGCGCTGCGAGCGGACGATCTCGTTCCGCGCCGGGCAGGTCGTGGAGGACACCGGGACGCCCGTCATCGCCGGTTAGCTTGGCGGCCGTCCCGCCGATACCTCTCCCATGGCCGACGGCTCAGAGAAAACGCTCTTCCAGAAGATCGCCGACGGCGACCTCCCCGCCGACCTCGTCTACGAGGACGACCGCGCGGTCGCCTTCCGCGACATCGCGCCCCAGGCGCCGACGCACGTCCTCGTCGTCCCGCGCAAGCCGATCCCCCGCGCCGACGCCATCGAGGAGGCCGACGAGGCGCTCGTCGGGCACCTCTTCACGGTCGCCCGACGGGTCGCCGAGGCGGAGGGCCTGACGGATTACCGGCTGGTCGTCAACAACGGCGAGGGCGCGGGGCAGACGGTCTTCCACCTCCACGTCCACCTCCTCGGCGGGCGCGGCCTGCAGTGGCCTCCGGGATAGGCATCTGGCCGCAGGACCGAGGAATCAGGTGGTTTCTCAACCCTGACTCCCGATTCCGGACCCCTCATTCCTCATCCCATGATTCAAGTCCAGGACGTCCGCGTCGCCATCGACGGCGTCGAGATCCTCCACGGCGTCTCGTTCGAGATCGCGGCGGGGTCGGTGGCGGGGTACGTCGGCCCGAACGGAGCGGGCAAGACGACGACCATGCGCCTGCTCACCGGGGCCCTCCCGCCCGACGCGGGGCGCGTGACCGTCGGCGGGGTGGACGTGGTGGCGGATCCTGTGGAGGCGAAGCGGCGGTTCGGCTACGTCCCCGAGCATGGGCACGTCTACGAGAGCTTCACCCCGAACGAGTACCTGACGTTCATCGGCCGGATGCACCGGCTGCCGGAGGACACCATCCGCACGCGCGCAGGAGCCCACCTCGCCTTCTGGGAACTCACCGACGCGGCAGACCGCTCGATGACGGGCTTCTCGAAGGGCATGAAGCAGAAGGTGCTCCTCTCGGCGGCGCTCCTCCACGACCCGCCGGTGCTGCTGCTCGACGAGCCGCTCGGCGGCCTCGACGCGCACGCGGTCCTCCAGACGCGCGCGCTCCTCCGCACGCTGGCCGCACGCGGGCGCACCATCTTCTACTCATCGCACCTGCTGGACGCGGTCGAGAAGGTGGCCGATCTCGTGGTCGTCATCCGCGACGGCACCATCCTGCAGACGGGCTCGCCGGAGGAGATCACGGCGTCCGGCGGCGGCGGCTCGCTGGAGGACGCCTTCGGCAAGCTGACGGCCGCGGCCGATGCCTACGACGAGTCCGAGAAACTGGTCGCCGCGGCGTTCGGGTAGTCCGCCTCGGGGCCGAGGCGGGCGGGGCCGAGGCGGGCGGGGCCGAGGCGGGCGGAGCCGAGACGGGAGCGAGGCGTAGACCTCGCCTCCTCTCCTCTGTCTCATGCGCGGACTCCCTCGCCAGATCGCCGTCGTCCTGGCCGTTCTGGTCAACCTGATCCTCAACGGCCTCGCTGGCGCGGGCCTCCTGTTCGGCGTCGAGACCGGCGCCGTCTCGAACGCCGCGCCGACGCCGATCACGCCGCCCGGCTGGGCGTTCTCGATCTGGTCGGTCATCTTCGCAGGCGTGCTGGTGACGGCCGTGTGGCAGGCGCTCCCCGCGCAACGGGACGCCCGGTACGACCGGTTCGCGCTGCCCTTCGTCGTCGCCAACCTGCTCAACGGGTTCTGGCAGATCCCGTGGCTGACGGGCCGTTTCGGGATCGCGGCCGTCGTCATCATCGGCATCCTGGTGGCGCTCGTCGTGACCTACCTGCGCCTGGACCGGATGGACCTGCGCGGCGCCGAGCGCTGGGCCCTCGGCGTGCCGACGGCCCTGTGGATGGCCTGGCTCTCCGTCGCGACGCCCCTCAACCTGACCATCCTGCTCATCGACCTCGGCTGGACCTCGGACGCGGTGCTGTGGCCCGTGCTCGTGATCGCGGCGGTCACGGCCGTCGGCGCATGGCTACTGACGCGGACGGCGGACCTGGCGGCGGCGCTCGTGCTGCTGTGGGCGTTCGCGGCCATCGCCACGCAGTCGAGCGGCCTCCTGCTGGGTACGATGATCGCCGCTGGCGTCGTCGTGCTGGGCGCGCTGTTCGTCGGATCCCGCCGCCACTCGCTGTGGCCCACCGCCCATGCCTGACTACACCCCCATCGCCTGCGCCTTCCACGACCGCCTGGAAAGCTGGGCCGTCCGCCGGGCGACCGTCGAGGTCGTCTGGCGAGACGCCGAGGCGGAGCACGCCGCGACGACGCAGATCGCCGACGTGTACGCGCGCGGCGGCGCCGACTGGGTCCGCCTCGGGACCGGCGCCGAGGTGCGCGCCGACCAGTTGGTGTCGGTCGGCGGGGTGGCCGTGGCCCGCACCTGCTGAGGCCGCCACGTCAGACCCTGGCGCGTCCTGGCCCCCAGGCTTGCGATTGGGTCCCTGAACCTGTAGGCTACACAGTCCATCGATCCCGCCGCTCACACGGCTTCGAATGCCCGTCGTCACCGCGATCGTCGCTCTGCTGGTCTCCGTCGCGAGCTTCGTGTTCGCGGTGCTGGTCTACGCGGACAACCGGCGGCTGGAGCGCGAGAAGCACCGCGCGGTGGCGCTCTCGGCAACCCACACGGCGTCGCTGCTGCTCCAGGAGGCCATGGACGTGGTCCGCCAGGCGGACGCGCTCTTCGAGTCCGCCGGGATCGTGCTCGACGAGGACGCCGCCCGACGCTACGCCGACTACCGACAGTCGGTCGAGGACGACCACACCGCCGTCATGAAGGCCATGTCGGACGTGGCCTACGGCAACCTTGCCGTGATCGAGTTCCGCGCGCTGGCCGCCAACTCGACCCTCGTCGTCCTCCGGACGATTGACAACCGGAAGACGCTGCTGAGCATCCTGACCTCGCTCCGCGCCTCGGTCGTGGCCTCGACCAGCGACGGCGGCAGCACGTCCACCCCGCCGGAGTGGAGCGCCCCGCGCGTGGGACGCGGGCGAACGAAACGGTAACCGGCTCGGCCGGAGGGCTGGGCCGGCCCTCAGTCTCCCCGCCTCGGGGACGCGGAGGTCGACCGTCAGAGGGCTTGCGCGGCCGTCCCGGTGTACGATGCCGCGATCATCTCCCGCAGCACCTCCTCGTCGACGGCGTCCAGCCGGGTGACGTAGACGCAGCCCACGCCCGCGCGGTGGGGACCGAGCCGAGACAGCATCTCGGCGCGGGCGTCCGCGTCGCAGCCCATCAGGTAGAGCGACGTATGGCGCTTCTGCGGCGAGAAGCCGACGCGCATCCAGTCGCCCTCGCGCCCCGACGCATACGTGTAGTGGTAGCGCCCGTAGCCGACGATCTTCTCCCCCCACAGCTCCGGCACCTCGCCGGTGACCTCAGCCATGATCGTGGCGAGGCGGAGGGCGTCGTCGCGGCGGCGCGCCGGCTCGACGGCGGCGAGGAAGTCGGGGACGGACGCGTCGGTGGGCTGGGTCAGGTTCTCGGCCATGAGCACGGGGACGATGGGGACCAGAGGCTACGGCAGGGGCGCGACACGTCCGTGGCACCCCGCCGGACGGGCCGCGTTCACGGCCCATGCCTTTTCTCCTCTACGGCGCCACCGGCTACACGGGCCGCCTGATCGCCGACCTCGCCGTCGCGCGCGGCCTCCGCCCCACCCTCGCGGGCCGCAGCGCCGACACGCTCGCCGCCGTGGCCCACTCCACCGGCCTCGACCATGTCGCCGTCGGCCTCGACGACCCGGCCGCGCTCGACCGCGCCCTCGCGGATCACCCTCTCGTGCTCCACGCCGCGGGTCCATTCTCTCGCACGTCCGCTCCGATGATCGAGGCCTGCCTTCGCACCCGCACCCACTACCTCGACGTGACCGGCGAGATCGCGGTGTTCGAGGCGCTCGCGGCGCGCGACGCCGAGGCGCAGGAGGCGGGCATCACGGTCCTCCCCGGCACCGGCTTCGACGTGGTGCCGACGGACTGCCTCGCGCTCCACCTCAAGACCCGACTGCCGACGGCGACGACGCTGAAGCTGGCCATCCGCGCGCTGTCGTCGGCCTCACACGGGACGGCCCAGACGGCGGTCGAGAACCTCGGCGCGGGGGGCGCGATGCGGCGCGACGGACGCATCGTATCGGTCCCGGCGGCGCACGACACCGTCGAGGCCACGTTCGCAGACGGAAAGACGCGGCCGTGCGTCGCCATCCCCTGGGGCGACGTGAGCACGGCGTTTCACTCGACCGGCATCCCGACCATCACGACGTACGCGGCCTTCCCGGCGTCGACCGTCCGCGTGATGAAGGCGAGCCGTGTCCTCGGCCCGGTGCTTCAGTCCTCCCCGGTGCAGTCTCTGCTGAGGGCGCTCGTGGCGAGGACGGTCACCGGTCCCACCGAGGCCGACCGCCAGCGCGGCGCCTCGCATGTCTGGGGCGAGGCCACCGACGACGCCGGTCGCCAGGCCGTCGCCACCTGGGCCGGGCCGGAGGGCTACGCCTTCACAGCCGACGCGGCGCTCCGCTCGGCGCTCGCGGTCCTCGACGGCCGCACCGAGGCGGGATTCCAGACGCCGTCGTCGGCCTTCGGGGCCGACTTTGCCCTGGAGATGGACGGCACTCGCCGCGAGGACGGGTAGCACGGGCCCCTCCGGTGCGTTTCCCGAGGCGGGCCGAGCGGCGCCGCAGGGGGAGGTAGGTTCGGGCGTCCCCCCTCGTGCCCGTGTCCTCCCTGTCTCTCCGTCGTCTCGCGCTGTGTCTCATCGCCGGGTTGGCCTGTCTTCCGGCGGCCTCCCAGGTGCTCGATGGCCCGGCCGCGCGCATCGTCCACGACGGCCGGTTCGAGGACTGGGCCGCCATCGCGCCCGTCGCCACCGACCCGGACGATCAACCGGCGGGCGCGGTCGACCTGCAGGCCCTCGCAATCACGAACGACGAGCAGTTCCTGCGCCTCCGGATCGCGTTCGCCGACGTGGTGCAGCTCCAGGAGAACAACGACCTCGTCCTCCACATCGACACCGACGCGGACGCGACGACCGGCCAGCCGGTCTCCGGCATCGGGGCCGACCTCTCCTTCGCCTTCGGGTCGCGCTCGGGCACGGTGGTGGTAGACGGGAGCAGCATCGCGGTGCGGCACGCCCCGCTCCGCCTCTCCTGGGCGCCGACGTTCTCGGCGCCGGAGTTCGAGGTCGAGATCGCCCTCGACGCGGTGGTCGGCGGCGCGCCGGTCTTCCCCGGCGACCAGATTCTGGTGGCCCTGGCGACGAGCACCGGCGAGCGGCTTCCCCAGGCGGAGCCGGGCGCGGCGTACACCATCGACCGGGCGACCGCGCTCCCGGCCTACGATGGGCCCACGCTCGACCGATCCCCCGAGAGCGTCCGCCTGATGAGCTACAACGTGCTCCGCGACAACATCTTCGCGGGCGCCGCGCGGGAGGCGTTCTTCCGCCTCGTCCGCGCCATCGGGCCCGACGTGGTCGCGTTCCAGGAGATCTACGATCACTCGGGGGCCGAGGCCGCGGCCCTCGTCGCGGAGGCGCTGGGTGGCACGTGGTACAGCGGCGACGCGGGGTCGGACAACCTCCTGGTCAGCCGCTGGCCCGTGACGCTGGAGCGCGACCTCGGCGGCAACAGCGCGTTCGTAGTCCAGACGCCGGCGGAGTGGAACCACGACCTGCTGCTCGTCAACGCCCACACGCCGTGCTGCAACAACGAGGACGGGCGCCTCGACGAGACGGACCGCTACATGCAGTTCGTCCGCCAAGTCAAGGAGGGGAGCATCCCCGGCATCGCCCCCGACACGCCGTTCGCCATTGTCGGCGACCTCAACATGGTGGGCACCGACCGCCCGCTGCGGACGATGCTGACCGGCGACCTCGTCGACAACGCGCGCTACGGTCCGGACTTCGCGCCCGACCTCGACGGCACCGACCTCACCGACGCGCTCCCGCTCCACCTCGGCGCGCCCGCGGCCTTCACGTGGTACGACGCGGGAAGCAGCTTCCCGGCCGGGCGGCTGGACTTCATCGTGTACACCGACAACGCGCTGGCGATGGGCAACGCGTTCGTCCTGTTCACCCCGCACCTGTCGGACGAGGCGCTGGAGGCGGCCGGGCTCCTGGCCACCGACACGGGAACGGCCTCCGACCACCTCCCGGTCGTGGCGGACTTCGTCTCGATCCGCTACCAGGCGGCCACGCCGGAGGCCCCGCAGCAGGTCACGGTCCGCGTGGCCCCCAACCCGTTCTCTGCCCGGGCCGTCGTCTCGATCCACCAGCCGCGACCGGGCCCCGTGACCGTCGAGGTGTACGACGTGCTCGGACGCCGCGTCGCGGTCCCCTTCGACGGGCGCCTCGCAGCCGGTTCGCAGCAGGTGCCGCTCGACGCGTCCGCGCTGGCGCCCGGCGTCTACCTGTACCGCGTCACGACCGCCGACGGCGTCGCGGGCGGCACGCTGGTACGTCGGTAGCTTCTGGGCTCACCAGACCCCGCGCGCATGGGCCGCATGTTCGAGAAGCGCAAGCACACGATGTTTGCGCGGTATGACCGGATGGCGAAGCAGTTCACCCGCATCGGGAAGGACATCGTCATCGCGGTCAAGGCCGGAGGGCCGGACCCCGACCTCAACCCGCAGCTCCGGCGGGCGATGCAGAACGCCAAGGGCGTCAACATGCCCAAGGAGAAAGTCGAGGGCGCCATCAAGCGGGCCCTCGGCAAGGACACCGCCAGCTACGACGAGGTCCTGTACGAGGGCTATGGCCCCCACGGCGTCCCCCTGCTGGTCGACGCCGCGACCGACAACGTCAACCGGACGGTCGCCAATCTGCGGGCCATCCTCTCGCGTGGCGGCGGCAACCTCGGCACGACCGGCTCGGTCGCGTTCCAGTTCACCAAGATGGGCGCCTTCACGCTCGATCCAGCGTCCGTCGGCGACCGCGACGAGCTGGAGCTGGAGCTGATCGACGAGG from Rubrivirga sp. SAORIC476 encodes the following:
- a CDS encoding septal ring lytic transglycosylase RlpA family protein, producing MTRPLLILALAALSLPALAQSGPIAPGGRRAESRRAAQSGVASYYAASLHGNRTANGERYNHSALTVAHRSLPFGTLLRVTSVHNGRRVLVRVNDRGPFIRGRQLDLSGGAADRLRMRQRGTHRVRYEIVNPATLPSRQAPPRRKVRHV
- the plsY gene encoding glycerol-3-phosphate 1-O-acyltransferase PlsY; the protein is MASLVLIVVLSYLLGAIPFSLVVGRMMGVDLRQHGSGNAGATNALRVLGKGPGLLVFALDFGKGLAAVALISQLRVGDESLVGLLGSRPELAQAWAATLAGTAAMVGHVVTLWGRLFFGSWKGGKGVATGAGMLTGLAPIAVGLALLVFIATLAATRYVSLGSILAAISLPLSLVVLQVAFGASAPPPVWIFATVVPAFIVWTHRANVKRLMNGTETRIGAKAT
- a CDS encoding autotransporter domain-containing protein, with product MRFVLSALLLVLALPATAQSQFSEEEGAFLTFEEFTLQRAGSDGWNGGGEVGVGWRFGNGADVALTGSYSALGLGSDQRDGSSWSLGLASGYTLRPAPRTVARVQGLVAYRSQGATFQETQQQPFVDYDGAAVGLDLSATVGYDVPVAGSFSVRPTVGVFGQANQLLSIESSGVQGSLREAGDWRTNLGLQVEAPVTFRLFGTDAAIVPAYRSSRVGNWPVSGGTLGFRINF
- a CDS encoding arylesterase produces the protein MRAVLFSVVLLLAGCQEVQPDPGPDPTEAAPPSATATPESATTPDVPLADADSSAVTILFFGDSLTAGYGLSDPKLAYPALVGAELEEAGVPVRVVNAGISGDTSAGGLGRIAWTLRQSPPDVFVLALGANDGLRGTDPAATQDNLSAILDAVEEAAPDARLVVAGMEALPNMGGDYVSRFRAVFPAVAEAHDAAFIPFLLEGVAGVERLNQGDGVHPTAEGQRRLAATVAEVVVPMAKRAAG
- a CDS encoding ABC transporter ATP-binding protein, producing the protein MDGPVLSARDLSKTFTNAGRSLTVLDGVSFDVPAGSTCAIVGPSGSGKTTLLGLCAGLDRPTRGTVRLAGVDLGPLDEDERAALRAASVGFVFQSFRLLPTLTAAENVAIPLELRGESGARATALELLERVGLADRSGHYPAQLSGGEQQRVALARAFAGRPRLLFADEPTGNLDAETGARVEALLFDLNREAGTALVVVTHDPELAARCERTISFRAGQVVEDTGTPVIAG
- a CDS encoding histidine triad nucleotide-binding protein, which codes for MADGSEKTLFQKIADGDLPADLVYEDDRAVAFRDIAPQAPTHVLVVPRKPIPRADAIEEADEALVGHLFTVARRVAEAEGLTDYRLVVNNGEGAGQTVFHLHVHLLGGRGLQWPPG
- a CDS encoding ABC transporter ATP-binding protein, which codes for MIQVQDVRVAIDGVEILHGVSFEIAAGSVAGYVGPNGAGKTTTMRLLTGALPPDAGRVTVGGVDVVADPVEAKRRFGYVPEHGHVYESFTPNEYLTFIGRMHRLPEDTIRTRAGAHLAFWELTDAADRSMTGFSKGMKQKVLLSAALLHDPPVLLLDEPLGGLDAHAVLQTRALLRTLAARGRTIFYSSHLLDAVEKVADLVVVIRDGTILQTGSPEEITASGGGGSLEDAFGKLTAAADAYDESEKLVAAAFG
- a CDS encoding tryptophan-rich sensory protein; the encoded protein is MRGLPRQIAVVLAVLVNLILNGLAGAGLLFGVETGAVSNAAPTPITPPGWAFSIWSVIFAGVLVTAVWQALPAQRDARYDRFALPFVVANLLNGFWQIPWLTGRFGIAAVVIIGILVALVVTYLRLDRMDLRGAERWALGVPTALWMAWLSVATPLNLTILLIDLGWTSDAVLWPVLVIAAVTAVGAWLLTRTADLAAALVLLWAFAAIATQSSGLLLGTMIAAGVVVLGALFVGSRRHSLWPTAHA
- a CDS encoding DUF1801 domain-containing protein, whose protein sequence is MAENLTQPTDASVPDFLAAVEPARRRDDALRLATIMAEVTGEVPELWGEKIVGYGRYHYTYASGREGDWMRVGFSPQKRHTSLYLMGCDADARAEMLSRLGPHRAGVGCVYVTRLDAVDEEVLREMIAASYTGTAAQAL
- a CDS encoding trans-acting enoyl reductase family protein, translated to MPFLLYGATGYTGRLIADLAVARGLRPTLAGRSADTLAAVAHSTGLDHVAVGLDDPAALDRALADHPLVLHAAGPFSRTSAPMIEACLRTRTHYLDVTGEIAVFEALAARDAEAQEAGITVLPGTGFDVVPTDCLALHLKTRLPTATTLKLAIRALSSASHGTAQTAVENLGAGGAMRRDGRIVSVPAAHDTVEATFADGKTRPCVAIPWGDVSTAFHSTGIPTITTYAAFPASTVRVMKASRVLGPVLQSSPVQSLLRALVARTVTGPTEADRQRGASHVWGEATDDAGRQAVATWAGPEGYAFTADAALRSALAVLDGRTEAGFQTPSSAFGADFALEMDGTRREDG
- a CDS encoding endonuclease/exonuclease/phosphatase family protein, whose protein sequence is MSSLSLRRLALCLIAGLACLPAASQVLDGPAARIVHDGRFEDWAAIAPVATDPDDQPAGAVDLQALAITNDEQFLRLRIAFADVVQLQENNDLVLHIDTDADATTGQPVSGIGADLSFAFGSRSGTVVVDGSSIAVRHAPLRLSWAPTFSAPEFEVEIALDAVVGGAPVFPGDQILVALATSTGERLPQAEPGAAYTIDRATALPAYDGPTLDRSPESVRLMSYNVLRDNIFAGAAREAFFRLVRAIGPDVVAFQEIYDHSGAEAAALVAEALGGTWYSGDAGSDNLLVSRWPVTLERDLGGNSAFVVQTPAEWNHDLLLVNAHTPCCNNEDGRLDETDRYMQFVRQVKEGSIPGIAPDTPFAIVGDLNMVGTDRPLRTMLTGDLVDNARYGPDFAPDLDGTDLTDALPLHLGAPAAFTWYDAGSSFPAGRLDFIVYTDNALAMGNAFVLFTPHLSDEALEAAGLLATDTGTASDHLPVVADFVSIRYQAATPEAPQQVTVRVAPNPFSARAVVSIHQPRPGPVTVEVYDVLGRRVAVPFDGRLAAGSQQVPLDASALAPGVYLYRVTTADGVAGGTLVRR
- a CDS encoding YebC/PmpR family DNA-binding transcriptional regulator, whose product is MGRMFEKRKHTMFARYDRMAKQFTRIGKDIVIAVKAGGPDPDLNPQLRRAMQNAKGVNMPKEKVEGAIKRALGKDTASYDEVLYEGYGPHGVPLLVDAATDNVNRTVANLRAILSRGGGNLGTTGSVAFQFTKMGAFTLDPASVGDRDELELELIDEGLEELDETTTEDGREALLVRCAFSDFGTMQKALEERGIEPIASEIDYVPTTTTELPDEEADAVLELVAKIEADEDVQRVFHNLA